Below is a genomic region from Fusobacterium sp. FSA-380-WT-3A.
CTAAATATTCTGTAATCTTTTTTAAATTATAGTTTATTATTGGGGAAATTTCATTTCCTAATTCTATTATTAATGCTGAGTCACCAGCTTTTAAAAATTTCATAAAGTCCTCCTAAAACTAAAAGTGAAATGAATATAAAATTTCTCCTGAAAATCAGGAGAAATTTATATTATTTAAAAAGTTGCATTATTCCTTTTAAAGACATTATTCCTGCATATCCAGTTACAAAAACAACTATTGTTCCTAGAACAGTAAGTAATGTTGAATGTTTGTATTCTCCTACAATCTCTTTTTTTCTTGAACCTAATAATACTACTCCTAAAGTTATTGGAAGTATTAATCCATTAAGTGACCCTGCTAAAACTAATAAAACAACAGGTTTGCCTAGAAAAGCCATAACTAAAGTTGAAAATACTATAAATCCTATTATAAAATATTTTTCTTTTTCCATTACTGTTTTAGATAAAGTTTTTAAGAATGAAACTGAAGTATAAGCAGCTCCTACTATTGATGTTAAAGCAGCAGCAAAAATAACTAATCCAAATATTTTGTATCCTATAATTCCAGCTCCAGCTTTAAAAGCAGAAGCTGGTGGATTAGCTGGGTCTAATTTAAATCCAACTGAAACAACTCCAAGTACAGCTAAAAATAACATAATTCTTATAAGAGAAGCTATTGAAACTCCCATTATAGAACTTTGATTAATTTTATCTAAATTTTCTATTCCTTTAGTATTGGCATCTATAAGTCTATGAGCTCCAGCAAACGTTATATATCCTCCAATTGTTCCTCCAAGTAAAGTTACTATAGATAAAGTTAAATCACTATAACTTTCTGGAAAAATTGCTCCATGAAGAGCTTCTCCTACTGGAGGGGCTGATAATACTGCCACATATCCCATAACTATTATCATTAAAGCTCCTAAAAATTTTGTTAATTTATCCATTACAGTTCCCATATCTTTAGATAAAAAAACAAATACAGCTAAAGCCCCAGATATAACTACTCCTAAAGTTATGTCACATCCAAATAAAGCATTTAATCCTAAAGCTGCTCCCCCAACATTTCCTATATTAAAAGCAAGTCCTCCTAATGAAACTAATCCAGCTATAAAATACCCTAATCCTGGAGCTACTTTATTGGCAATGTCTTGTCCTCTCATTCCAGAAACACAAATTACTCTCCAAATATTTAATTGAACAATTAATGTAGCTATTGTAACAACTAAAATAGTAAAAGCAAAATTAGCTTTAAAAGTTTCTGTAAAAACAGCTGTTTGTGTTAAAAATCCTGGTCCTATAGCTGATGTTGCCATAAGGAAGGCTGCCCCTACTATGGCTCCTTTATTTTTGTTATCCGCCATTATTCATCACCTCTTAACGAAGAAATTTCAACTCCTTCATTAATAAGAGCTTCTCTTATTTTTTGTGAGAATACTAAAGCTTCTGGATTATCTCCATGTATACATATAGTATGAACTTTTATATCTACATCTTTTCCATTTATACTTTCTACTTTTCCTTCTTTTACCATTCTTATAACTCTTTTTATAGCTAAATCTTTATCATGGATAACTGCTCCTGGTAAAGTTCTAGCTACCAATGTTCCGTCATCATTATAAGCTCTGTCAGCAAAAACTTCATTAGCTACTTTTAATCCTAAAGCTTCTCCAGCTTTTATCATTTCACTATTAGCTAATCCCATTAAGATTAAACTATCATCAACTTCTTTTATAGCCTCAGCTATAGCCATAGCTAGTTTACTGTCTTTTGCTGCCATATTGTATAAAGCCCCATGAGGTTTGACATGTTGTAAAGTAACTCCTTCAGCCTTAGCAAAAGCTTGAAGAGCTCCTAATTGATATTTTATATATGTTTTTACTTCAGCTGGTGAAGCATTTAAATTTCTTCTTCCAAATCCCATTAAATCAGGAAATCCTGGATGGGCTCCTATAGCTACTCCATTTTTTTTAGCTAAAGAAACTGTTTTTTCCATAACAACAGAATCCCCAGCATGCCATCCACAGGCTACATTAGCTGAAGAAATATACTTTAAAACTTCTTCATCCATTCCTATTTTATACGCCCCAAAACTTTCTCCAAGATCACAGTTTAAATCCACTCTTATCATATCCCTACCTCCATGTAATAAATTAATGTATTCTTTTTTAAAAACATAAGATATGTTTCATTATTAAATATACCATATGTTTTTTTATTTTTCAATCTCAATCAAAATATAAAAAATATATACTTTATTAAAAAATCATATTTTTAAATAATGAGATTTTATATTATTCTTTTTGAAATGTCAATAAAAATTTTATAAAAATAAAATTGACAAAACTAAATTGAGTGATATAATAAAATTACTATTTTTTTATACGTAAAATATTAAAAAAATATACATAATACTATAATGAGAAAAATAGGAGGGAAAATATGAGTTTAATGATTTCTTTTATTTTAATTTTGTTAGCTTTAGTTATTGGAGAAATTGTTTCTATAAAAACAAAAGCAATTATTCCATCAGTATTTATTACCGCCGTTATTTTTTTAGTAGGATATTGGACTATTTTTCCTGCTGATATTTTAAATAAAGCAGGATTTTCTACAAATATAATTTATTTATCTATGTATTTTCTAATTGTTCATATGGGAACCATGTTGAGTGTTAAAGAATTAATTGCCCAATGGAAAACTTTTTCTATTTCTATATTAGGAATTTGTGGTATATGTTTTGGTACTCTTGTACTTGGAAAATTATTTTTTTCTTGGGATATGTTATTAGTAGCTACTCCACCATTAACAGGAGGAGTCGTTGCTTCTATAATAATGTCTCAAGCAGCAACAGCTAAAGGAATGCCTACTTTAGCTGTATTGGCTGTTGGAATGTATGTTATGCAAGGATTTGCTGGTTATCCATTAACAGCAATAACTTTAAATATGGAAGGAAAAAAATTAATAGAAAAATTTAGAGCTGGAGACATAAAAAAAATAAAAAAAGAAGATGAACAAAAAGAAGAAAAAAAATTAATTCCACCTTTACCAAAAAGATATCAAACAACTTATATGTTTTTATTTCAATTAGGAATTTTAGCTCAATTAAGTATATTTATTGCTGAGATTACTAATAAAGTTGTTTCTGAATTTGTTATTTGTTTAATTGTAGGAGCAATAGCAGCTGAAATAGGATTAATAGAGAGAAAACCTCTTAATTTATCTGGGTCTTTTGGATTTTTTATGACTGGATTAATGGCTTTTATTTTTGGTGGATTAGCTCAAGCTACTCCTGATATGATAAAAAGTCTAATTATTCCATTTATAGGAATTATTGGTCTTGGAGTTATTGGTTTAGTTATTTTTTCTATTATTGGAGCTAAAATATTTAATGAATCTATCCCAATGGCTATAGCTATATCTCTAAATGCCTTATATGGTTTCCCTGTCAATTATACTTTGACAAATGATTCTGCTAAAGCTCTAGGAAAAACAGACGAAGAAGTTGAATTTTTATTAGAAGCCATGCTTCCTAAAATGTTAATTGGAGGATTTGCTTCTGTAACAATTGTTTCTGTTGTTATAGCTGGTATATTTGCAAAAATGTTATAAAACTTTAAGGAGTGATAAGAATGGAAATAAAAGAATTGGCTAAAAAGTACAAAGAATATGTTATTAATCTAAGAAGAGAATTTCACCAAATTCCTGAACCTAGTTTAGAAGAATATAAAACTTCTAAAAAAATTCAAGAAGAACTTGAAAAAATGGGTATAAAATATAAAGTTGTAGCAAATACTGGAATAGTTGCTGAAATTGGTAAAAATTATCAAGGAAAAAAAATAGCCTTAAGAGCTGATATAGATGCTTTACAAGTAAAAGAATGTACTGGAGTAGAATATGCTTCTAAAAATACAGGTATGATGCATGCTTGTGGTCATGATGGACATATCTCTATTTTACTAGGTGCTGCTAAAATATTAAAAGAAATCGAAAATGAAATAAATGGAGTAGTAAAATTATATTTCCAACCAGCTGAAGAAATTGCTCAAGGGGCAAAAAAAATGATAGAAGAAGAACCTCTAAAAGGAGTAGTTGATGGTTGTTTTGGTATTCATTTATGGTCTGATATTCCAAGTGGGAAAATTTCTGTAGAAGAGGGACCTAGAATGGCTTCAGCAGATGTTTTAAGAATTGAAATAAAAGGAAGAGGAGGGCATGGTTCTTTACCTCACCAAACTATAGATTCTGTTGTAGTAGGTTCATCTTTAGTTATGAATTTACAATCTATTGTAAGTAGAGAAATAAGTCCAGTTGATTCTGCTGTTGTTACCATTGGTTCATTCCATTCAGGAACAAGATTTAATGTAATAGCTAATCAAGCTACCTTAGAGGGAACTGTTAGAACTTTTAGTAAAGAAACTGGAAAGAAAGTAGAAGATGCTATAAAAAGATTTGTTAAATCAACATGTGAAGCTTATAGAGCTTCTGGAGAAGTTTTCTATTCTTATGGAACTACTCCTGTAATAAATGATTCTACTTGCTCTAAAATAGCTGAAAAATCTGTTGAAAAACTTTTGGGAAAAGAGGGATTAACAAAATTTGAAAAAATAACTGGGGCAGAAGATTTTTGTTATTTCTTAGAAGAAGTTCCTGGAGTTTTAGCCTTTGTTGGAATAAGAAATGAAGAAAAAAATGCTAATTATCCACATCATCATGAAAAATTTAATATGGATGAGGATGCTTTAGAATATGGTATGGGACTTTATGCTCAATATGCTATAGATTTTTTAAATAACTAGAATAAATATATCTCTATTTTGAATTTACTTAAAATATTGTATTTTTTAATACTATAAATTAAAATGCTGAAGAGTTTTCTTCAGCATTTTTTATATTTTAAATATAAGATTTTATTTTCTATTTAACAGCTATTAATTCTATTTCTACTTTTACATCTTTTGGTAATCTTGCTACCTCTACACAAGCTCTTGCTGGTTTTACTTCTCCTAAATATTCATTATACACTTCATTTATTGCTCCAAAATCATCCATATTTTTTATGAAACATGTTGCTTTTACTACATCTTTAAATGTATACCCTGCTTCATCTAGTATTGCTTTTAAATTTTCTAATGATTGTCTTGTTTGAGCTTTTACATCATCTGATACTAATGTCATTGTTTCTGGCACAAATGGTATTTGTCCTGATATGTATAAAGTTCCATTTACCTCTACTGCTTGTGAATATGGTCCTAAAGCTGCTGGTGCTTTTGGTGTATTTATTATTTTTTTCATTTCTAATCCTCCTATTAATTTTGATTTTTTATATTTAAAATTATAACACACTATCTTATAAAAATCAAAGTTTATACCTTAATATTGATAAAATTTATAAGAAATGTTATAATCATAATTAATAAATTTATATAATATTTTAGGGAGAAAAATGAAAAAATTTATAATAGAACCAGAAAATAATAATCTAACAGTTGGAGAATATCTAAAAAATATAAAAGGTTACTCTACTAGAAACTTACGAAATGCTGATATTTATCTAAATAACAAAAAAGTAAAACTTGATAAAAAAGTAAAAAAACTTAATAGATTATTAGTTGTAGAAAAAGAAAAAGGAACTAATATAGAACCGATTGAAATGCCTTTAGATATAATATATGAAGACAAAAATCTATTAATTGTTAATAAAGAACCTCAATTAGTTGTACATCCTACACAAAAAAAAGTTGATAAAACATTGGCTAATGGTATTGTTCATTATTTTTTTAAAACCACTGGAAAAACTATTGTTCCAAGATTTTATAATAGATTAGATATGGACACTTCTGGTTTAATAGTTATTACAAAAAATGCTTTTACCCAAGCTTTTTTACAAGATAAAGCAAAAGTAAAAAAATATTATTTAGCTATTGTTGATGGGATTGTTGAAAAAGATGAGTTTCTTATTGAAAAAGCTATTGGAAGAGTTGGAGATAATATAAAAAGAGAAGAATTATCTCTAGAAAATGGTGGTCAAGAAGCAAAAACTCTAGTTAAAGTCTTAAAAAGAGATTTTGAAAAAAATATTTCTTTAATAGAATTAGAACTTTTTACAGGAAGAACTCATCAAATAAGAGTACACATGTCTTTAGAAGGTCATCCTATTGTAGGTGATTCCCTATATGGACCTGATATTCAACCAGTTTCAAGACAATTTTTACATGCTTATAAATTAATAATAAAAAATCCTGAAACTCTTGAGGATTTTACTCTTGAAATTCCTCTTCCTAAAGATATGAATGATTTTTTAAATATCAAATAATAACCAAAAAAATGGTCAAATTTAATCTAACAGAAAATTGACAAACCATGTATAAATGCGTATAATAACCGTAAAGAATAAATAAAACAAAATAAATTTATATATTTTTAAGGAGGCTTTTTAAATGGCAGTTAAAGTAGCAATTAACGGATTCGGAAGAATAGGAAGATTAGCATTAAGATTAATGGTTCAAAACCCTGAGTTTGATGTAGTAGCAATCAATGACTTAACAGATGCTCATATGTTAGCTCACTTATTCAAATATGACTCAGCTCAAGGAAGATTCAATGGAACTATCGAAGTTAAAGAAGATGCTTTCGTAGTTAACGGAAAAGAAATAAAAGTATTCGCGCAAGCTGACCCAGCTAACTTACCTTGGGGAGAATTAGGAGTAGACGTAGTATTAGAATGTACTGGATTCTTTACTAAAAAAGAAAAAGCTGAAGCTCATATTCAAGCAGGAGCTAAAAAAGTTGTTATATCAGCACCAGCTACAGGAGATTTAAAAACAATAGTTTATAACGTAAACGACAATATATTAGATGGAACTGAAACAGTTATTTCTGGAGCTTCTTGTACAACTAACTGTTTAGCACCTATGGCTAAAGCATTAAATGACAACTTTGGAATCGTTGAAGGATTAATGACAACTATCCATGCTTATACAAATGACCAAAACACATTAGATGGACCACACAGAAAAGGAGATTTAAGAAGAGCTAGAGCTGCTGCTGCTAACATTACTCCTAACACAACTGGAGCTGCTAAAGCAATCGGATTAGTTATTCCTGAATTAAAAGGAAAATTAGATGGAGCTGCTCAAAGAGTACCAGTAGTAACAGGATCTATTACTGAATTAGTAACAGTATTATCTAAACCAGTTACAGTTGAAGAAGTTAACGCTGCTATGAAAGCTGCTGCTACTGAATCTTTCGGATATACTGAAGAAGAATTAGTATCTAGCGATATTATCGGAATCAACTATGGTTCATTATTCGATGCAACTCAAACTAAAGTTATGACAGTTGGAGACAAACAATTAGTTAAAACAGTTGCTTGGTATGACAATGAAATGTCTTATACTTCTCAATTAATCAGAACTCTTAAAAAATTTGTTGAATTATCTAAATAATTCCATTTGAGAAGAAATAAATAAAATACAAAAGAATAACGGAACCTTTGGGTTCCGTTTTTTATAAGATATAAATTTAGGAGGATTAAAATGGCAAAACAAATCGTAACAGATTTAAATGTAAGAGATAAAAAAGTTCTTATGAGAGTAGACTTTAACGTTCCTATGAAAGATGGAAAAATAACTAATGATAATAGAATAGTTGCTGCTTTACCAACTATAAAATATGTTCTTGAAAATGGTGGAAAAGTTATAGCTTTCTCTCACTTAGGTAAAGTAAAAACTGAGGAAGATTTAAAAACTAAATCTATAAAACCAGCTGCTGAAAGATTATCTGAATTATTAGGACAAGAAGTTAAATTTGTTCCAGCTACTAGAGGAACTGAATTAGAAGAAGCTATCAATAATTTAAAATCTGGAGAAATCATGATGTTTGAAAACACAAGATTTGAAGACCTTGATGGTAAAAAAGAATCTAAAAATGACCCTGAATTAGGAAAATATTGGGCTTCTTTAGGAGATTTATTTGTTAATGATGCTTTTGGAACAGCTCACAGAGCTCATGCTTCTAACATTGGAATCGCTGCTAATATTGGAGAAGGAAAATCTGCTGCTGGATTCTTAATGGAAAAAGAAATTAAATTTATAGGGGAAGCTGTTGATTCTCCTGTAAGACCTTTAGTTGCTATCTTAGGAGGAGCTAAAGTTTCTGATAAAATAGGAGTTATTGAAAATCTATTAGTTAAAGCTGATAAAGTTCTTGTAGGTGGAGCTATGATGTTTACATTCTTAAGAGCTTTAGGTAAAAATACAGGAACTTCTTTAGTAGAAGAAGATAAAATTGAATTAGCAAAAGCTTTATTAGAAAAAGCAAATGGAAAATTAATATTACCTATAGATACAGTTGTTGCACCTAAATTTGATAATGATGCACCTCATATGACAGTTTCTGTTGATGAAATTCCTGCTGACCAAATGGGATTAGATGTTGGTGCTGCTACAATTGAATTATTCTCTAAAGAAATAGCTGCTGCTAAAACAGTAGTATGGAATGGACCAATGGGTGTATTTGAAATGCCTAACTTTGCAAAAGGAACTATTGGAGTTTGTGAAGCTATCGCTAACTTAAAAGATGCTACAACTATAATTGGAGGAGGAGATTCTGCTGCTGCTGCAATGCAATTAGGATATGCTGATAAATTTACTCATATCTCTACTGGTGGAGGAGCTTCTCTTGAATATTTAGAAGGAAAAGAATTACCAGGAGTAGTTTCTATTTCTGACAAATAATTTCTTGGATACAACTCAATAATAATAAATAAAAATGACCTCAAGTATGAGGTCATTTTTATTTAAAACTTTTTATTATTTTACAAAATTTTCTAACTCTTCTTTTGATAAAAGCCCAACTGATTTATTTACAACTTCTCCATCTTTAAATAATAATAATGTTGGAATACTCATTACTCTAAATTGTGAAGCAAGTTCTGGTTGTTCATCTACATTTATTTTTCCAACTTTTACATTAGAATTTCCGTTAGCAAAGTCTTCTAAAATAGGTCCTAAAGCTTTACAAGGTCCACACCAAGTAGCCCAAAAATCAACTAATACTAATCCTTTACTATTTAATACCTCTTCATTAAAATTTTCTTTTGTTATATTTAACATAATACCACTCCTTTTTATTTTTTATATAAAGATAATCCTACTAATAAACATCCGTCTATATAAGGATATTTTTTTTCTTTTAAATATTCAAGAAGCTCTTCATCACTTGCTCCTGGTTGAATTACTATAGATTTAAAAGTTTTGTTACATTCTTTTATAAGACGAAGTCCATCTTTTGCATTAATACATAAATCTATAATATCTATTTCTTCTGGAATATCATTTAAAGATTTTAATTCTTTTCCTACAGCATAAACATTATATCCATTAGAAATCATTTTATTTTTTATTATGCAAGCATATTTTTCTTCGTTTAAAGTATCTCCTACTATTACAAAAGTTTTTTCTTTCATAATTTCTTCTAAATCCATCTTAAGCTCCTTTCTTGACTTTATATTTATATTATATTATAATTTTATTAAAAAATATGTTGTTTTTACAACAAAAGGAGAAAATATGAAAGATTTTTTAAAAATTATAAAAAAATCTGAACTTTTTTATAGTCTAAATGATAAAGAAATTGAAGTATTATTTGAATGTCTCCAAGTAAAAATAAAAGATTTTGATAAAGAAACTTATGTTTTTAGAAGTGGAGATAAAATTAGTGAAATAGGTTTAGTCTTAAGTGGTAAAGTTCATATTATAAATGAAGATTATTGGGGAAATAGAAATATTATATATGAAATAAAAGAAAGTGAAATTTTTGGAGAAGCTTTTGCTTGTACTCAAAATATTCTTCCAGTAAGTGTTATTTCTATTCAAAAAAGTAAGGTAATGTTTATAGACTTCAACAGGATAACAAAAACTTGCTCTTTTACTACCTCTGTTAGAGAAATTTTAATTAGAAATCTTGCTATAATCCTTTCTAAAAATAATATTATTTTAACCTCAAAAATAGAACATATGTCAAGAAGAAATACAAGAGATAAATTACTTTCTTATCTTTCAGAACAAGCTAATATTGCAAAAAATTCAAAATTTTCTATTCCTTTTAATAGACAACAATTAGCTGATTATCTTTGTATTGATAGAAGTGCTATGTCAAATGAACTTTCTAAACTAAAATCTGAAGGAATTATAAAATATAAAAAAGAACAATTTGAATTATTAAAATCTTAATAATAGATAAAAAACTGAACTTTTTATGTAATATTTTTATCTAATAACAAAAATTTTATATTTTTTTTAAAAAAATATTGTTTTTTTTGAAATTTTTTAGTAAAATGTAGCATAAAAATTTTTATTGATTCAATAGGTAAACTTTATTTTATTATTTTTATATTTTTAGGAGGAAAAATGAAAAAATTAGACATGGTTTATGAAGGAAAAGCTAAAAAAGTATTTGCTACTGATTTAGAAGATCAATTTATAGTGGAATACAAAGATGATGCTACTGCCTTTAATGGACTAAAAAAAGGATCTATCGCTGGAAAAGGAGTTATCAATAATAGAATGACAAACATTGTATTCAAGTATCTTGAAGAAAATGGAGTTGAAACTCATCTTGTCCAAGAATTGAGTGATAGAGAAACTCTTGTAAAAAAAGTTTCTATAGTTCCTTTAGAAGTAATTGTTAGAAATGTTGCTGCTGGAAGTTTTTCTAAAAAATTTGGAGTAGAAGAAGGAAGAGAGTTACTTAATCCTATCTTAGAATTTTCATATAAAAATGATGAACTAGGTGACCCTATGATTAATGATTTACAAATTCTTGCTATTGGAATAGCTACAAAAGAAGAATTAAAAAATATTTCTGAACAAGCATTAAAAATAAATGAATTAATGAAAAAATTCTTTATAGAAAGAAATATCAAACTTATAGATTTTAAAATAGAATTTGGTCGTTATAAAGATAGAATAATATTAGCTGACGAAGTTTCTCCAGATACTTGTAGATTATGGGATTCAACAACTAATGAAAAATTAGATAAAGACCGTTTCCGTAGAGATTTAGGAAGAGTTGAAGAAGCTTATGAAGAAGTTTGGAGAAGAATAACTAAATAATTTTATTTTATAACGGAGGATTTATGAGAGAAGAAGATGTTCTTAAGGAAGAATGTGGAGTATTTGGAATTTATAATAATGATTCAAGAGAAGACTCTGGTAGAATAGTTTATTATGGATTATATTCTCTACAACATAGAGGACAAGAAAGTTGTGGAATCGCTGTTATGGATGACATAACTGTTAAACAATATAAAGATATGGGATTAGTTCCTGATGTATTTAATAATGAAATTTTAGATAAACTTACTGGTAGTATTGCTATTGGCCATGTTCGTTATTCTACTGCTGGAGGAAGTATTGTTCAAAATGCTCAACCTCTTGTATCTAGATATTTAAAGGGAGCTTTAGCTATAAGTCATAATGGAAATTTAGTTAATGCTCATAAATTAAG
It encodes:
- a CDS encoding NRAMP family divalent metal transporter, whose product is MADNKNKGAIVGAAFLMATSAIGPGFLTQTAVFTETFKANFAFTILVVTIATLIVQLNIWRVICVSGMRGQDIANKVAPGLGYFIAGLVSLGGLAFNIGNVGGAALGLNALFGCDITLGVVISGALAVFVFLSKDMGTVMDKLTKFLGALMIIVMGYVAVLSAPPVGEALHGAIFPESYSDLTLSIVTLLGGTIGGYITFAGAHRLIDANTKGIENLDKINQSSIMGVSIASLIRIMLFLAVLGVVSVGFKLDPANPPASAFKAGAGIIGYKIFGLVIFAAALTSIVGAAYTSVSFLKTLSKTVMEKEKYFIIGFIVFSTLVMAFLGKPVVLLVLAGSLNGLILPITLGVVLLGSRKKEIVGEYKHSTLLTVLGTIVVFVTGYAGIMSLKGIMQLFK
- a CDS encoding LamB/YcsF family protein, whose product is MIRVDLNCDLGESFGAYKIGMDEEVLKYISSANVACGWHAGDSVVMEKTVSLAKKNGVAIGAHPGFPDLMGFGRRNLNASPAEVKTYIKYQLGALQAFAKAEGVTLQHVKPHGALYNMAAKDSKLAMAIAEAIKEVDDSLILMGLANSEMIKAGEALGLKVANEVFADRAYNDDGTLVARTLPGAVIHDKDLAIKRVIRMVKEGKVESINGKDVDIKVHTICIHGDNPEALVFSQKIREALINEGVEISSLRGDE
- a CDS encoding M20 family metallopeptidase, whose translation is MEIKELAKKYKEYVINLRREFHQIPEPSLEEYKTSKKIQEELEKMGIKYKVVANTGIVAEIGKNYQGKKIALRADIDALQVKECTGVEYASKNTGMMHACGHDGHISILLGAAKILKEIENEINGVVKLYFQPAEEIAQGAKKMIEEEPLKGVVDGCFGIHLWSDIPSGKISVEEGPRMASADVLRIEIKGRGGHGSLPHQTIDSVVVGSSLVMNLQSIVSREISPVDSAVVTIGSFHSGTRFNVIANQATLEGTVRTFSKETGKKVEDAIKRFVKSTCEAYRASGEVFYSYGTTPVINDSTCSKIAEKSVEKLLGKEGLTKFEKITGAEDFCYFLEEVPGVLAFVGIRNEEKNANYPHHHEKFNMDEDALEYGMGLYAQYAIDFLNN
- a CDS encoding RidA family protein; amino-acid sequence: MKKIINTPKAPAALGPYSQAVEVNGTLYISGQIPFVPETMTLVSDDVKAQTRQSLENLKAILDEAGYTFKDVVKATCFIKNMDDFGAINEVYNEYLGEVKPARACVEVARLPKDVKVEIELIAVK
- a CDS encoding RluA family pseudouridine synthase; this translates as MKKFIIEPENNNLTVGEYLKNIKGYSTRNLRNADIYLNNKKVKLDKKVKKLNRLLVVEKEKGTNIEPIEMPLDIIYEDKNLLIVNKEPQLVVHPTQKKVDKTLANGIVHYFFKTTGKTIVPRFYNRLDMDTSGLIVITKNAFTQAFLQDKAKVKKYYLAIVDGIVEKDEFLIEKAIGRVGDNIKREELSLENGGQEAKTLVKVLKRDFEKNISLIELELFTGRTHQIRVHMSLEGHPIVGDSLYGPDIQPVSRQFLHAYKLIIKNPETLEDFTLEIPLPKDMNDFLNIK
- the gap gene encoding type I glyceraldehyde-3-phosphate dehydrogenase, with translation MAVKVAINGFGRIGRLALRLMVQNPEFDVVAINDLTDAHMLAHLFKYDSAQGRFNGTIEVKEDAFVVNGKEIKVFAQADPANLPWGELGVDVVLECTGFFTKKEKAEAHIQAGAKKVVISAPATGDLKTIVYNVNDNILDGTETVISGASCTTNCLAPMAKALNDNFGIVEGLMTTIHAYTNDQNTLDGPHRKGDLRRARAAAANITPNTTGAAKAIGLVIPELKGKLDGAAQRVPVVTGSITELVTVLSKPVTVEEVNAAMKAAATESFGYTEEELVSSDIIGINYGSLFDATQTKVMTVGDKQLVKTVAWYDNEMSYTSQLIRTLKKFVELSK
- the pgk gene encoding phosphoglycerate kinase produces the protein MAKQIVTDLNVRDKKVLMRVDFNVPMKDGKITNDNRIVAALPTIKYVLENGGKVIAFSHLGKVKTEEDLKTKSIKPAAERLSELLGQEVKFVPATRGTELEEAINNLKSGEIMMFENTRFEDLDGKKESKNDPELGKYWASLGDLFVNDAFGTAHRAHASNIGIAANIGEGKSAAGFLMEKEIKFIGEAVDSPVRPLVAILGGAKVSDKIGVIENLLVKADKVLVGGAMMFTFLRALGKNTGTSLVEEDKIELAKALLEKANGKLILPIDTVVAPKFDNDAPHMTVSVDEIPADQMGLDVGAATIELFSKEIAAAKTVVWNGPMGVFEMPNFAKGTIGVCEAIANLKDATTIIGGGDSAAAAMQLGYADKFTHISTGGGASLEYLEGKELPGVVSISDK
- the trxA gene encoding thioredoxin, with the translated sequence MLNITKENFNEEVLNSKGLVLVDFWATWCGPCKALGPILEDFANGNSNVKVGKINVDEQPELASQFRVMSIPTLLLFKDGEVVNKSVGLLSKEELENFVK
- a CDS encoding CoA-binding protein codes for the protein MDLEEIMKEKTFVIVGDTLNEEKYACIIKNKMISNGYNVYAVGKELKSLNDIPEEIDIIDLCINAKDGLRLIKECNKTFKSIVIQPGASDEELLEYLKEKKYPYIDGCLLVGLSLYKK
- a CDS encoding Crp/Fnr family transcriptional regulator codes for the protein MKDFLKIIKKSELFYSLNDKEIEVLFECLQVKIKDFDKETYVFRSGDKISEIGLVLSGKVHIINEDYWGNRNIIYEIKESEIFGEAFACTQNILPVSVISIQKSKVMFIDFNRITKTCSFTTSVREILIRNLAIILSKNNIILTSKIEHMSRRNTRDKLLSYLSEQANIAKNSKFSIPFNRQQLADYLCIDRSAMSNELSKLKSEGIIKYKKEQFELLKS
- the purC gene encoding phosphoribosylaminoimidazolesuccinocarboxamide synthase, whose protein sequence is MKKLDMVYEGKAKKVFATDLEDQFIVEYKDDATAFNGLKKGSIAGKGVINNRMTNIVFKYLEENGVETHLVQELSDRETLVKKVSIVPLEVIVRNVAAGSFSKKFGVEEGRELLNPILEFSYKNDELGDPMINDLQILAIGIATKEELKNISEQALKINELMKKFFIERNIKLIDFKIEFGRYKDRIILADEVSPDTCRLWDSTTNEKLDKDRFRRDLGRVEEAYEEVWRRITK